From the genome of Methylomonas sp. UP202, one region includes:
- the hisH gene encoding imidazole glycerol phosphate synthase subunit HisH: MSTVAVIDYGMGNLHSIAKALQHAEPATEIRVTADPAIITDADRVVFPGVGAIRDCMQALKTSGLADVIASAAAEKPLLGICLGMQALLTDSEENDGVACLDVIQGRVRRFADHLTDGAGQVLKIPHMGWNRVRQQPHPLWESIPQDSRFYFVHSYFAVPDVSERTAATADYPTPFACALAQDRIFAVQFHPEKSQTVGLQLLQNFLHWDGTA, translated from the coding sequence ATGTCGACAGTTGCCGTTATCGACTACGGAATGGGTAATCTGCATTCCATCGCCAAAGCGCTTCAGCATGCCGAACCGGCGACCGAGATTCGGGTGACCGCCGACCCGGCGATCATTACCGATGCCGACCGCGTCGTATTTCCAGGCGTTGGAGCCATTCGCGATTGCATGCAAGCCTTGAAAACCAGCGGTCTGGCCGATGTGATAGCCAGCGCGGCGGCCGAGAAGCCTCTGCTGGGTATTTGCCTGGGTATGCAAGCCTTGCTGACCGATAGCGAGGAAAATGATGGCGTGGCCTGCTTGGATGTGATTCAGGGTCGTGTTCGCCGTTTTGCCGACCATTTAACCGACGGTGCCGGCCAAGTGCTGAAAATTCCGCATATGGGCTGGAACCGAGTCCGCCAGCAGCCGCATCCACTTTGGGAAAGCATCCCGCAAGACAGCCGGTTTTATTTCGTTCACAGCTACTTTGCCGTACCCGACGTCTCCGAGCGGACGGCGGCAACGGCCGATTACCCGACTCCGTTCGCCTGCGCGTTGGCCCAGGACCGGATATTCGCCGTGCAATTTCACCCGGAAAAAAGCCAGACCGTCGGCCTGCAATTGTTGCAAAACTTTTTGCATTGGGACGGAACCGCCTAA
- a CDS encoding Rap1a/Tai family immunity protein, producing the protein MIQRLALLAIVILYPITSYPNSNGDTQDGLGLKKQADAYDLVSAGDKNIYLNNAAIYHIGYISGAYDTLINARLICRVGTANKGQIVKVINDYVRKNTDKLSMQASDILYLAFSSAFPCK; encoded by the coding sequence ATGATACAAAGATTAGCGCTTCTAGCAATCGTGATTCTTTACCCAATTACATCATATCCAAATAGCAATGGAGACACCCAGGATGGCTTAGGGTTAAAGAAACAAGCTGATGCCTATGATTTAGTCAGCGCTGGAGATAAAAATATATATTTAAATAATGCTGCAATTTATCATATTGGCTATATAAGCGGTGCTTACGATACCCTTATCAATGCAAGATTGATTTGTCGCGTAGGCACGGCCAATAAAGGACAAATTGTAAAAGTTATTAATGATTATGTCCGCAAAAACACAGACAAATTGAGTATGCAAGCTAGCGACATTCTTTATCTTGCATTCTCATCTGCATTTCCTTGTAAATAA
- a CDS encoding type II TA system antitoxin MqsA family protein → MKCPSCGAAELMKDTRDLEYTYKGESTVIPDVTGKFCPACDEVITDAEESRRTMALMMEFNKQVNASIVEPSFIASVPKS, encoded by the coding sequence ATGAAATGTCCGTCTTGCGGCGCTGCCGAGTTGATGAAAGATACCCGAGACTTGGAGTACACCTACAAGGGCGAGTCTACGGTGATTCCCGACGTGACCGGCAAATTTTGTCCGGCCTGCGATGAAGTGATTACCGATGCCGAAGAATCCCGGCGCACCATGGCTTTGATGATGGAGTTCAACAAGCAGGTCAATGCGTCGATTGTTGAACCCAGCTTTATTGCCAGTGTTCCAAAAAGTTAG
- the hisA gene encoding 1-(5-phosphoribosyl)-5-[(5-phosphoribosylamino)methylideneamino]imidazole-4-carboxamide isomerase gives MLLIPAIDLKEGKCVRLRQGRMEDDTVFSEDPVAVAGRWVEAGAKRLHLVDLDGAFAGRPKNAEIIHAIVEAYPEVPVQIGGGIRDEDTIQAYLEAGVQYVIIGTKAVSEPHFVRDVAIEFPGHIIIGLDAKDGRVAIDGWSKLSRHDVIDLAQKFEANGVSAIIYTDISRDGMMQGVNVEATAKLARAVNIPIIASGGITNLDDIRALGEVAHEGIMGAITGRAIYEGTLDFAEGEKLAESFSGADL, from the coding sequence ATGTTGCTGATACCCGCAATTGACTTGAAAGAAGGGAAGTGTGTGCGTTTGCGTCAAGGTCGTATGGAAGACGACACCGTATTTTCGGAAGACCCGGTCGCGGTGGCCGGACGCTGGGTAGAAGCCGGCGCCAAACGCTTGCATTTGGTGGATCTGGACGGCGCCTTCGCCGGCCGGCCGAAAAATGCCGAAATCATCCACGCCATCGTCGAAGCCTATCCGGAGGTGCCGGTGCAAATCGGCGGCGGCATCCGCGACGAAGACACGATTCAAGCCTATCTGGAAGCCGGCGTGCAATACGTCATCATCGGCACCAAGGCGGTCAGCGAGCCGCACTTCGTCCGCGACGTCGCGATCGAGTTTCCGGGACATATCATCATAGGCCTCGACGCCAAGGACGGCCGGGTCGCGATCGACGGCTGGTCGAAGCTGTCGCGGCACGATGTCATCGACCTGGCGCAAAAATTCGAAGCCAACGGTGTCTCGGCGATCATTTATACCGATATTTCCCGCGACGGCATGATGCAAGGCGTTAATGTCGAAGCCACCGCGAAACTAGCTCGCGCCGTGAATATCCCGATCATCGCCTCCGGCGGCATTACCAATCTGGACGATATTCGCGCGCTCGGCGAGGTGGCTCACGAAGGCATCATGGGTGCGATCACCGGTCGAGCGATTTACGAAGGCACGTTGGATTTCGCCGAAGGCGAGAAACTGGCCGAATCCTTCAGTGGCGCCGATCTTTAA
- the hisI gene encoding phosphoribosyl-AMP cyclohydrolase — protein sequence MSGAWLDEIAWTEDGLVPVIAQDHLSGRILMFAWMNRESLALTEQEGFAVYWSRSRQRLWRKGEESGHRQKILDIQLDCDADVVLIKVEQEGGIACHTGRESCFYRSLKDGEWQAVDPILKDPKTIYK from the coding sequence GTGAGCGGCGCCTGGCTGGACGAAATCGCCTGGACCGAGGACGGCTTGGTACCGGTCATTGCTCAAGACCATCTTAGCGGCCGAATTTTGATGTTCGCCTGGATGAATCGGGAATCGCTGGCGCTTACCGAACAAGAGGGATTTGCGGTATACTGGTCGCGATCTCGCCAGCGCTTGTGGCGCAAGGGCGAGGAATCGGGCCACCGGCAGAAAATCCTCGATATCCAACTCGATTGCGACGCAGATGTTGTGTTGATTAAAGTCGAGCAGGAAGGCGGCATCGCCTGCCACACCGGCCGGGAAAGCTGTTTTTACCGCAGCCTGAAAGACGGCGAATGGCAAGCCGTCGACCCGATCCTGAAAGACCCGAAAACCATCTACAAATAA
- a CDS encoding type II toxin-antitoxin system MqsR family toxin: MTTHADHKVWQDIYRPKTLVGDVYLKLTVIDDVLVVSFKEL; this comes from the coding sequence ATGACCACCCATGCAGACCATAAGGTTTGGCAGGATATTTACCGGCCCAAGACCTTGGTCGGCGATGTTTATCTGAAATTGACTGTCATTGATGATGTGTTGGTCGTTTCGTTTAAGGAGTTGTGA
- the hisF gene encoding imidazole glycerol phosphate synthase subunit HisF, giving the protein MSLAKRIIPCLDVDNGRVVKGVKFVDIRDAGDPVEIARRYDREGADEITFLDITATHDDRATMVHVVEQVAGEVFIPLTVGGGIRVLDDIRRMLNAGADKVGINSAAVFRPEFVKEAADKFGSQCIVVAIDAKKVSQDGAADRWEIFTHGGRKPTGIDAVEWAVKMQTYGAGEILLTSMDRDGTKSGFDLPLTRAISEAVPIPVIASGGVGNLDHLADGIIEGKADAVLAASIFHFAEYTIEQAKRHMQSRGIEVRL; this is encoded by the coding sequence ATGAGCCTAGCCAAACGCATCATTCCTTGCCTGGACGTCGATAACGGCCGTGTCGTCAAGGGCGTCAAATTCGTCGACATCCGCGACGCCGGCGATCCGGTGGAAATCGCCCGCCGCTACGACCGCGAGGGCGCCGACGAAATCACGTTTCTGGACATTACCGCGACCCACGACGACCGGGCGACGATGGTACACGTGGTCGAACAAGTGGCCGGCGAGGTCTTCATCCCGCTGACGGTCGGCGGCGGCATTCGCGTCCTGGACGACATTCGCCGCATGTTGAATGCCGGCGCCGACAAAGTCGGCATTAACAGCGCGGCGGTATTCCGGCCGGAATTCGTCAAGGAAGCGGCGGACAAATTCGGCTCGCAATGCATCGTTGTGGCCATCGACGCCAAAAAAGTCAGTCAGGACGGCGCGGCGGACCGCTGGGAAATCTTCACCCACGGCGGCCGCAAACCGACCGGCATCGACGCGGTCGAATGGGCCGTCAAAATGCAAACCTACGGCGCCGGCGAAATCCTGCTGACCAGCATGGACCGCGACGGCACCAAGTCCGGCTTCGATTTACCGCTGACCCGCGCGATCAGCGAAGCGGTACCGATTCCGGTGATCGCCTCCGGCGGCGTAGGCAACCTCGACCATCTGGCCGACGGCATTATCGAAGGCAAGGCCGACGCGGTGCTGGCCGCCAGTATCTTCCACTTCGCCGAATACACGATAGAGCAAGCCAAGCGCCACATGCAGTCGCGCGGCATTGAGGTCAGACTGTGA